Proteins from a single region of Choloepus didactylus isolate mChoDid1 chromosome 10, mChoDid1.pri, whole genome shotgun sequence:
- the LOC119545290 gene encoding olfactory receptor 1L3-like gives MGISNITRPSEFILSGLSSHPEDQKPLFALFLIIYLVTLMGNLLIILAVFSDLQLQNPMYFFLSILSSADICYTTVIVPKMLVNSLSETKTISYAECLAHMYFFLVFRNTDSYLLAAMALDCYVAICNPFHYVTIMNHRHCVLLVAFSIAFSFLHSLLHVLLVNRLTFCASNIIHHFFCDLNPVLNLSCSSTSANEVVAMTEGVAFVMAPFICIISYVRIFIAVITIPSAAGKRKAFSTCSSHLTVVTLFYGSISYVYLQPLASDTIKSRIATIIYTVVTPMLNPFIYSLRNKDMKQGLEKLISRIKSQMDGLSSTESNNICEF, from the coding sequence ATGGGAATATCCAATATAACAAGACCCTCTGAATTCATCCTCTCAGGACTCTCCTCTCACCCTGAGGACCAGAAGCCACTCTTTGCCCTCTTTCTTATCATATACCTGGTCACCTTGATGGGAAATTTGCTCATCATCTTGGCCGTATTCTCTGATCTTCAGCTCCAAAaccccatgtatttcttcctaaGCATCTTATCTTCTGCTGATATTTGCTATACAACAGTCATAGTCCCCAAGATGCTGGTGAACTCCTTATCAGAGACAAAGACCATTTCCTATGCTGAATGTCTGGCACACATGTATTTCTTCCTGGTCTTTCGAAACACAGACAGTTATCTCCTGGCAGCTATGGCCCTTGACTGCTATGTAGCCATTTGTAACCCCTTCCACTATGTCACTATTATGAACCACAGACATTGTGTGTTACTAGTGGCCTTCTCTATCgctttctcctttctccactCCCTCCTACATGTCCTCCTGGTTAATCGGCTGACCTTTTGTGCTTCAAATATTATCCATCATTTTTTTTGTGATCTTAACCCAGTTCTGAATCTATCCTGCTCTTCAACCTCTGCCAATGAAGTTGTGGCCATGACAGAAGGAGTGGCCTTTGTGATGGCCCCATTTATCTGTATCATCTCTTATGTGCGAATCTTCATTGCCGTGATCACCATCCCCTCAGCTGCTGGAAAACgcaaagccttctccacctgcagCTCTCATCTCACTGTGGTAACCCTGTTTTATGGGAGTATTAGCTATGTCTATTTACAGCCTCTGGCCAGTGATACCATCAAGAGCAGGATAGCAACAATCATCTACACTGTAGTGACACCAATGTTGAACCCATTTATCTACAGTCTAAggaacaaagacatgaaacagGGCTTAGAGAAACTTATAAGCAGGATTAAGTCTCAAATGGATGGGCTTTCTTCTACAGAATCTAACAATATCTGTGAGTTCTGA